A region of Deinococcus rubellus DNA encodes the following proteins:
- a CDS encoding TrmH family RNA methyltransferase, whose protein sequence is MTVPIHSLHNAQLKRLIRLRERRERLREGVFLIEGARELSRALSAGVPIEAVYTCPDLHSEDARALPWAGLLETGLPITELGRAAFEKISLREGPDGVLALARSEARPLPEPPEQASVLVLDGLEKPGNVGALLRSADGAGAHATLLVGDGLDLGNPNLIRASQGSVFTQPVVVLEPQAALTWLRARGFTLLACTPQATQTYWDAPLSGRAALLLGTEHAGLSAFWQAAADIHLTIPMLGRADSLNVATAGALVLYEALRQRASQQ, encoded by the coding sequence GTGACCGTTCCCATTCATTCTCTACACAATGCCCAGCTCAAGCGCCTGATCCGGCTGCGCGAGCGCCGGGAGCGGCTGCGGGAAGGTGTTTTTCTGATTGAGGGCGCGCGTGAACTCTCCCGCGCCCTGTCGGCGGGCGTGCCGATCGAGGCGGTCTACACCTGCCCCGACCTCCACAGCGAAGACGCCCGCGCCCTGCCCTGGGCCGGGCTGCTTGAGACTGGCCTGCCGATCACCGAACTGGGCCGCGCCGCCTTCGAGAAAATCAGCCTCCGCGAAGGCCCCGACGGGGTGCTGGCGTTGGCCCGCTCGGAAGCCCGCCCGCTGCCCGAACCGCCCGAACAGGCCAGCGTGCTGGTCCTCGACGGTCTGGAAAAGCCTGGCAATGTGGGCGCGCTGCTGCGGAGTGCCGACGGGGCGGGAGCGCACGCCACCCTGTTGGTCGGCGACGGCCTCGACCTGGGCAACCCCAACCTGATCCGCGCCTCGCAGGGCAGTGTGTTTACCCAACCGGTGGTTGTGCTGGAACCGCAGGCGGCGCTCACCTGGCTGCGCGCGAGGGGCTTTACCCTGCTGGCCTGCACACCGCAGGCGACCCAGACCTACTGGGACGCGCCGCTTTCAGGCCGCGCCGCGCTGCTATTGGGCACCGAACACGCGGGCCTGAGCGCGTTCTGGCAGGCTGCCGCCGATATTCACCTGACCATTCCCATGCTGGGCCGGGCCGACAGCCTCAACGTGGCGACGGCGGGCGCGCTGGTGCTTTATGAGGCGCTGCGCCAGCGCGCCAGTCAGCAGTAG
- the rapZ gene encoding RNase adapter RapZ yields MTFIVISGLSGSGKSTALRTLEDTDYFTTDNLPPELWNALGDLAQARSIDRIAVTTDARTRDFLAAAGSSLTRLKAQRSDVRVLFLEAEAEVLLKRYNLTRREHPLGDPSLMLDFRRERELLASLRALADTVIDTTQLSAADLSKRLLDWLGVSSSFDLRLFTFGFKNAPPRDVDLVLDMRTLPNPYYDLDLRSRTGLDEAVADYVFQNPESEAFYQHTRSFLHDVAERARDSGRHSYNVAIGCTGGQHRSVAVAMRLERDLQDLSARVIDHRDLPNAGSI; encoded by the coding sequence ATGACGTTCATCGTGATCTCCGGTTTGTCGGGCAGCGGCAAGAGTACTGCCCTCAGAACGCTGGAAGACACCGATTACTTCACCACCGACAACCTGCCGCCGGAACTCTGGAACGCACTGGGCGATCTGGCGCAGGCGCGCAGCATTGACCGCATCGCTGTGACCACCGATGCCCGTACCCGCGACTTCCTGGCGGCGGCGGGCAGCAGCCTGACCCGTCTCAAGGCCCAGCGCAGCGACGTGCGGGTGCTGTTTCTGGAAGCCGAGGCCGAGGTGCTGCTCAAGCGCTACAACCTGACCCGCCGCGAGCACCCGCTGGGCGACCCGAGCCTGATGCTCGACTTCCGGCGCGAGCGCGAGCTACTGGCCTCACTGCGGGCACTGGCCGACACCGTCATCGACACCACCCAGCTCAGCGCCGCCGACCTCAGCAAGCGGCTGCTCGACTGGCTGGGGGTGTCGAGCAGTTTCGATCTGCGGCTGTTTACCTTCGGCTTCAAGAATGCCCCGCCGCGCGACGTGGACCTGGTGCTGGACATGCGTACCCTGCCCAATCCCTACTACGACCTGGACCTGCGCTCCCGCACCGGGCTGGACGAGGCGGTGGCCGACTACGTCTTCCAGAATCCCGAGAGCGAGGCGTTTTATCAGCACACCCGCAGCTTTCTGCACGACGTGGCCGAGCGCGCGCGCGACAGCGGACGCCACAGCTACAACGTGGCCATCGGCTGCACCGGCGGGCAGCACCGCAGCGTGGCGGTGGCCATGCGCCTGGAGCGCGATCTTCAGGACCTCAGCGCCCGCGTGATCGACCACCGCGATCTGCCCAATGCCGGGAGCATATGA
- a CDS encoding cytochrome P450, whose product MTIKTLPVAPGLPLLGSLIPMVRDTETFLAHQYRRLGPCYRVRILGQSLVVVGGPTAAETMANNAGEIDAWDTWEGMIREFGGRQVLTMLEGADHLKYRAAARNGFAKSRVLEQLPLIMSLTRQALDQTHVSGHLKVVAFAQRLVADCIGTLTLGRRPGLHLSDFITYWHTQLAVHLIGSARPSALRRAAYLKAQHSARAIAQDILDQADTPEGLPALSSTYVADLRALMNERPDLLNRDELLFMMLIPYMAGLDTVVSVFSLCLYELYRRPEILARVQAEARPLVEAGLPAARLRELKVLHAVVLEVMRLYPIANNLPRTAKQDFEIQGFPIKKGEKLLMALFAAQRNPELFADPDRFDIDRFLEPRHEHKQKGAFQPYGAGAHTCLGAGMAEALLATMLATTVTHGRFELFPRDFKMKPFHSANLSPDARLTLRRLQ is encoded by the coding sequence ATGACGATCAAAACCCTGCCCGTCGCTCCTGGTCTTCCCCTTCTCGGCAGCCTCATCCCGATGGTGCGCGACACCGAAACCTTTCTGGCCCACCAGTACCGCCGTCTGGGACCGTGTTACCGGGTCAGGATTCTGGGTCAGTCGCTGGTCGTCGTGGGCGGCCCCACCGCCGCCGAGACGATGGCCAACAACGCGGGCGAGATTGACGCCTGGGACACCTGGGAAGGCATGATCCGCGAGTTTGGGGGCAGGCAGGTGCTGACCATGCTGGAGGGGGCCGACCACCTCAAGTACCGGGCGGCGGCAAGGAACGGCTTTGCCAAGAGCCGGGTGCTGGAGCAACTGCCGCTGATCATGAGCCTGACCCGTCAAGCCCTTGACCAGACCCACGTCAGCGGCCACCTCAAGGTCGTTGCGTTCGCGCAGCGGCTGGTGGCCGACTGCATCGGCACCCTGACACTGGGACGCCGCCCCGGCCTCCACCTGAGCGACTTCATCACCTACTGGCACACCCAGCTGGCCGTGCATCTCATCGGCTCGGCCCGGCCCTCGGCGCTGCGCCGCGCCGCTTACCTGAAGGCCCAGCACAGTGCCCGCGCCATCGCCCAGGATATTCTCGATCAGGCTGACACGCCGGAGGGCCTGCCTGCCCTATCGTCGACCTACGTCGCCGACCTGCGTGCCCTGATGAACGAGCGCCCCGATCTGCTCAACCGCGACGAGTTGCTGTTTATGATGCTCATCCCCTACATGGCCGGTCTGGATACGGTGGTCAGCGTTTTTTCGCTGTGCCTGTATGAGCTGTACCGCCGCCCCGAGATCTTGGCACGGGTACAGGCTGAGGCGCGTCCACTCGTTGAGGCTGGCCTCCCTGCCGCCCGACTGCGCGAACTGAAGGTGCTGCACGCGGTGGTGCTGGAAGTCATGCGGCTCTATCCCATCGCCAACAATCTGCCCCGCACCGCCAAACAGGATTTTGAGATTCAGGGCTTCCCCATCAAGAAAGGCGAGAAACTGCTGATGGCCCTGTTCGCCGCCCAGCGCAACCCAGAACTCTTTGCCGACCCAGACCGCTTCGACATCGACCGCTTTCTGGAACCGCGCCACGAGCACAAGCAGAAAGGAGCCTTCCAGCCTTACGGTGCCGGAGCGCACACCTGTCTGGGGGCGGGCATGGCCGAGGCGCTGCTGGCCACCATGCTGGCGACCACCGTCACGCATGGCCGCTTTGAGCTGTTTCCCAGAGACTTTAAAATGAAACCGTTTCACTCGGCCAACCTCTCGCCCGACGCCCGCCTGACCCTCAGACGGCTCCAGTAA
- the uvrA gene encoding excinuclease ABC subunit UvrA codes for MQNLIVRGAREHNLKNVTVELPRDKFIVITGVSGSGKSTLAFDTIYAEGQRRYVESLSAYARQFLGLMEKPDVESIEGLSPAISIDQKTTSHNPRSTVGTVTEIHDYLRLLYARTGTPYCPVCGRKIERQSPTEITDKLLAGFTDQRAILLAPLVRGRKGEYRKLFADIRREGYARVRVDGVLYELDEAEKLKLEKFEKHDVDVVIDRLTVRESDRSRLAESVELGLRRGEGLLRVLFPDSGAEELYSEKFACPEHGSVLEELEPRSFSFNNPYGACPDCAGLGSKREFSPDLIIDDALSIAEGAILPWSKKGTGGGVYYWDKLKALSEHLSFDLKTPWRDLSKAAQKSILQGPGEAFEVVYRRGGKETMRFMTEFEGVLVNLERRYAETESEFMREKLEEMMELRPCPTCGGTRYKPEILAVRVGGLNIAQASGMSVLDADQFFRELQDGEVNHEVIKSYLGQHDGGEARIARPRHYEYGLSEFGAAVAAPILRAVRTRLTFLVDVGLDYLSLDRTANTLSGGEAQRIRLATQVGSGLTGVLYVLDEPSIGLHPKDNGRLIETLKRLRDLGNTLLVVEHDEDTMMSSDYVVDMGPGAGVHGGEVVAVGTPAEIKANPDSLTGKYLRGELRIEVPTKRRRGNGKRLKVIGAREHNLQNVTLEVPLGTMTVVTGPSGSGKSTLIHDILHATLARDLNGAKTTPGKADAITGIEYLDKVIEIDQSPIGRTPRSNPATYTGVFTEVRDLFTRTPEARRRGYLAGRFSFNVKGGRCEHCKGDGVMKIEMNFLPDIYVPCEVCKGARYNRETLEVKYNGKTIADVLDMTVEDAHAFFEPIPTIERKMQLLCDVGLGYMKIGQPSTTLSGGEAQRIKLASELSKRATGKTIYILDEPTTGLHFEDVRKLMEVLERLVEGGNTLIIIEHNLDVMKCADWIVDLGPEGGVRGGTIVATGTPEQLAAHPTSYTGEFLKRVPGIVPSSKPLVSVKPDPLTEAERPGVDPDGLTDAGELEATGAVKKAKPKAASKKVPSKRGKKQIEALDDLLDDEDAELMAVDAPHKKTA; via the coding sequence TTGCAAAACCTGATTGTGCGCGGTGCCAGAGAACACAACCTCAAGAACGTGACGGTGGAATTGCCCCGTGACAAGTTCATCGTCATCACCGGGGTGTCGGGCAGCGGCAAGAGCACGCTGGCCTTCGACACCATCTACGCTGAGGGCCAGCGAAGATATGTCGAGTCGCTCTCGGCCTACGCCCGGCAGTTTCTGGGCCTGATGGAAAAGCCCGATGTGGAGAGCATCGAGGGGCTGTCACCGGCCATCTCGATCGACCAGAAGACCACCTCGCACAACCCGCGCAGCACGGTGGGCACCGTCACCGAGATTCACGATTACCTGCGCCTGCTGTACGCCCGCACCGGCACGCCCTACTGCCCCGTCTGCGGGCGCAAGATCGAGCGCCAGAGCCCCACCGAGATCACCGACAAGTTGCTGGCGGGCTTCACCGATCAGCGGGCCATTCTGCTCGCGCCGCTGGTGCGTGGGCGCAAGGGCGAGTACCGCAAGCTGTTTGCCGACATCCGCCGCGAAGGGTATGCCCGTGTGCGGGTGGACGGCGTGCTGTACGAACTCGACGAGGCCGAGAAACTGAAGCTGGAGAAGTTCGAGAAGCATGATGTGGACGTGGTCATCGACCGCCTGACAGTGCGCGAGTCGGACCGCTCCCGCCTGGCCGAGAGCGTGGAACTGGGACTGCGGCGCGGTGAAGGCCTGCTGCGCGTCCTGTTTCCTGATTCCGGTGCCGAAGAACTCTACTCCGAGAAATTCGCCTGCCCCGAACACGGCAGCGTGCTGGAGGAACTGGAACCCAGGTCGTTCAGCTTCAATAACCCCTACGGCGCGTGCCCCGACTGTGCGGGCCTGGGCAGCAAGCGCGAGTTCTCGCCGGACCTGATTATCGACGACGCGCTGAGCATCGCTGAGGGCGCGATTTTGCCCTGGAGTAAGAAAGGTACTGGCGGCGGCGTCTACTACTGGGACAAGCTCAAGGCCCTGTCCGAGCACTTGAGTTTCGACCTCAAGACACCCTGGCGTGATTTGAGCAAGGCGGCGCAGAAGTCCATCCTGCAAGGCCCCGGCGAAGCCTTCGAGGTGGTCTACCGGCGCGGCGGCAAGGAAACCATGCGCTTCATGACCGAATTCGAGGGCGTGCTGGTCAACTTGGAGCGCCGCTACGCCGAGACCGAATCGGAATTTATGCGCGAGAAACTCGAAGAGATGATGGAGCTGCGGCCCTGCCCGACCTGCGGCGGCACCCGCTACAAGCCCGAGATTCTAGCAGTGCGGGTCGGCGGCCTCAACATCGCCCAGGCCAGCGGCATGAGCGTGCTCGACGCCGATCAGTTCTTCAGGGAACTCCAGGACGGCGAGGTCAACCATGAGGTCATCAAGTCCTACCTCGGCCAGCACGACGGCGGAGAAGCCAGAATCGCCCGGCCCCGGCACTACGAGTACGGCCTGAGCGAGTTCGGCGCGGCGGTGGCGGCCCCGATTCTGCGGGCCGTCCGCACCCGGCTGACCTTTCTGGTGGACGTGGGTCTCGATTACCTGAGCTTGGATAGAACCGCCAACACCTTATCGGGCGGCGAGGCGCAGCGCATCCGGCTGGCGACCCAGGTGGGTTCGGGCCTGACCGGCGTGCTGTACGTGCTCGACGAACCCAGCATCGGGCTGCACCCCAAGGACAACGGGCGGCTGATCGAAACCCTCAAGCGATTGCGCGACCTCGGCAATACCCTGCTGGTCGTCGAACACGACGAGGACACCATGATGTCTTCGGACTACGTGGTGGATATGGGGCCAGGCGCGGGCGTCCACGGCGGCGAGGTGGTGGCCGTCGGCACCCCCGCCGAGATCAAGGCCAACCCCGACAGCCTGACCGGCAAGTACCTGCGCGGCGAACTCAGGATCGAGGTGCCCACCAAGCGGCGGCGCGGCAACGGCAAGCGCCTCAAAGTCATTGGCGCGCGCGAGCACAACCTCCAGAACGTCACCCTGGAGGTGCCGCTCGGCACCATGACGGTGGTGACGGGGCCGAGCGGATCAGGCAAAAGCACCCTGATTCACGACATCCTGCATGCCACCCTGGCCCGCGACCTCAACGGAGCCAAGACCACACCCGGCAAGGCCGACGCCATCACCGGCATCGAATATCTGGACAAGGTCATCGAGATCGACCAGTCGCCGATTGGCCGCACGCCGCGCAGCAACCCGGCCACCTACACTGGCGTGTTTACCGAGGTGCGCGATCTGTTTACCCGCACCCCGGAAGCGCGGCGGCGCGGCTATCTGGCCGGACGCTTTTCCTTTAACGTCAAGGGCGGACGCTGCGAGCACTGCAAGGGCGACGGCGTGATGAAGATCGAGATGAACTTCCTGCCGGACATCTACGTGCCCTGCGAGGTCTGCAAAGGCGCGCGCTACAACCGCGAAACGCTGGAAGTCAAGTACAACGGCAAGACCATTGCGGACGTGCTGGACATGACGGTAGAGGACGCCCACGCCTTCTTTGAGCCGATTCCGACCATCGAGCGCAAGATGCAGCTGCTGTGCGACGTCGGACTGGGCTACATGAAGATCGGTCAGCCCTCCACCACCTTATCGGGCGGCGAGGCGCAGCGCATCAAGCTGGCGTCCGAACTCAGCAAGCGCGCCACCGGCAAGACCATCTACATTCTCGACGAGCCGACGACCGGCCTGCACTTCGAGGACGTCCGCAAGCTGATGGAAGTGCTGGAACGGCTGGTCGAGGGCGGCAACACCCTCATCATCATCGAGCATAATCTGGACGTGATGAAGTGCGCCGACTGGATCGTGGACCTCGGCCCGGAGGGCGGCGTGCGAGGCGGCACCATCGTCGCCACCGGCACGCCCGAGCAACTGGCCGCCCACCCGACGAGCTACACTGGCGAGTTCCTCAAACGGGTACCGGGCATCGTGCCGAGCAGCAAGCCGCTGGTCAGCGTCAAGCCTGACCCGCTGACCGAAGCCGAGCGCCCTGGGGTGGACCCAGACGGCCTGACCGACGCGGGCGAACTGGAGGCCACCGGAGCCGTGAAGAAAGCCAAACCCAAGGCCGCATCCAAGAAAGTACCGTCCAAACGCGGCAAGAAGCAGATCGAGGCGCTGGATGATCTCCTCGACGATGAGGACGCCGAGCTGATGGCCGTAGACGCGCCGCACAAGAAGACCGCGTGA
- a CDS encoding SIS domain-containing protein, with the protein MTELLNLPASYQGPTRPLAAPYGVLGVGAGVLAAALLDTLVDRRLTREGTQLILESADAGPAARDYAGLAEVSGAAVVRAGVQAEGMSTRDLNFLAPAGVGATYHLAQFAAYASSHAEEAQRAETLLSDLAAKCAPDIADGNPARDLAWTLWQRTPLLLAAPEDTALVHIWQHLLARVGKVLSIAFELEPLYLLTGAFEAQHEKGDSKVALILGDETPELTLAREVLETRIDEVIQVPFPDGADGYPGALALWYFGAWVAAYLAERQGVSAEDSPALREVLKVLSGGEAAQESGLDA; encoded by the coding sequence ATGACTGAACTGCTGAACCTGCCCGCCTCCTACCAGGGGCCGACCCGCCCGCTGGCCGCGCCCTACGGTGTGCTGGGCGTCGGGGCCGGGGTACTGGCCGCCGCTTTGCTCGATACCCTCGTGGACCGCCGCCTGACCCGTGAGGGCACCCAACTTATTCTGGAAAGTGCCGACGCTGGCCCTGCCGCGCGCGACTACGCCGGACTGGCCGAGGTTAGCGGCGCGGCGGTGGTGCGGGCGGGCGTGCAGGCCGAGGGAATGTCCACCCGCGATCTCAATTTTCTGGCTCCGGCAGGCGTGGGGGCGACCTATCACCTGGCCCAGTTTGCCGCCTATGCCAGCAGCCACGCCGAGGAAGCCCAGCGGGCCGAGACGCTGCTGAGCGACCTCGCCGCCAAATGTGCCCCCGACATTGCTGACGGCAACCCCGCCCGCGACCTGGCCTGGACCCTCTGGCAGCGCACGCCGCTGCTGCTGGCCGCCCCCGAGGACACCGCCCTGGTCCACATCTGGCAGCATCTGCTGGCCCGCGTGGGCAAGGTGTTGAGCATCGCCTTCGAACTGGAGCCGCTGTATCTGTTGACCGGAGCCTTCGAGGCCCAGCACGAGAAGGGCGACAGCAAGGTGGCGCTGATTTTGGGTGACGAGACGCCCGAACTGACCCTGGCCCGCGAGGTGCTCGAAACCCGCATCGACGAGGTGATACAGGTGCCGTTTCCGGACGGCGCGGACGGCTACCCCGGCGCACTGGCACTGTGGTACTTCGGCGCGTGGGTGGCCGCTTACCTGGCCGAGCGGCAGGGCGTGAGCGCCGAGGACAGCCCGGCCCTGCGGGAAGTGCTGAAGGTGCTCAGCGGGGGAGAGGCGGCCCAGGAAAGCGGACTGGACGCCTGA
- a CDS encoding gluconeogenesis factor YvcK family protein: MQKTQKPASPAFPNPAEQAGRWSRTLSNFKSANHGRRAKRWLTPGMGIKRWFVLFGVCTFVGAVGFLHFTWTGPLHFTATAWILWLNNFTKPEVLPLWVVGVVVMALALIGALTSMTMLNRSVLRSIGTDPSEAVNVIYSRTTLARGPRIVALGGGTGLSNVLSGLKRYSSNLTAIVTVADDGGSSGRLREALGMIAPGDLTDCYAALSDSPVLARLLLHRFARGEGLEGHTFGNLLLATLSEEQGGLGGAMQEIHEVLNVCGAVYPSTTQPVTLIAQLKNGQEVRGESHLAGAGGVGAGVIGIQEVRLDPPQPPTLPAVIAAIAAAELIVLGPGSLFTSIIPALLVPDIQAAIRASGAPLVYVASIMTEPGETDDLTLDDHVRMIDRHLGRVPDVVLVNDAAVPSAVQERYRAAGASLIAPHSFDAALKLRLRHTPMLIGEQAHHDPHLLASALTGLLSGGRGHARPRHTQTSSPQRP; encoded by the coding sequence GTGCAAAAGACCCAAAAGCCTGCCTCGCCCGCCTTTCCCAACCCCGCCGAGCAGGCCGGGCGCTGGTCGCGGACGCTGAGCAATTTCAAGTCGGCCAACCACGGCCGCCGGGCCAAGCGCTGGCTGACGCCCGGCATGGGCATCAAGCGCTGGTTCGTGCTGTTCGGCGTGTGCACCTTCGTCGGCGCGGTGGGTTTTTTGCACTTCACCTGGACCGGGCCGCTGCACTTCACCGCCACCGCCTGGATCTTGTGGCTCAACAACTTCACCAAACCCGAGGTGCTGCCGCTGTGGGTGGTCGGCGTGGTCGTGATGGCGCTGGCCTTGATCGGCGCGCTCACCTCCATGACCATGCTCAACCGCTCGGTGCTCAGATCAATTGGCACCGACCCCAGCGAGGCGGTCAACGTGATCTACTCGCGCACCACCCTGGCGCGCGGCCCCAGGATCGTGGCACTGGGCGGCGGCACCGGACTGTCGAACGTGCTCTCGGGCCTCAAGCGCTACTCGTCGAACCTCACCGCCATCGTGACGGTGGCCGACGACGGCGGCAGCAGCGGACGGCTGCGCGAGGCGCTGGGGATGATCGCCCCCGGCGACCTCACTGACTGCTACGCGGCCCTGTCTGACAGCCCGGTGCTGGCCCGGCTGCTGCTACACCGCTTTGCCAGGGGCGAGGGGCTCGAGGGCCACACCTTCGGCAACCTGCTGCTGGCGACCCTGTCTGAAGAGCAGGGCGGACTGGGCGGCGCGATGCAAGAGATTCACGAGGTGCTCAATGTCTGCGGGGCAGTGTATCCGTCCACCACCCAGCCGGTGACCCTGATCGCGCAGCTCAAAAACGGCCAGGAGGTGCGCGGCGAGAGCCACCTGGCCGGCGCAGGCGGCGTGGGCGCGGGGGTCATCGGCATTCAGGAGGTGCGGCTCGACCCGCCGCAGCCGCCAACCCTTCCAGCGGTGATTGCGGCCATCGCCGCCGCCGAGCTGATCGTGCTGGGACCGGGCAGCTTGTTCACGTCGATCATTCCGGCGCTGCTGGTGCCTGACATTCAGGCGGCCATCCGGGCGTCCGGTGCGCCGCTGGTGTACGTGGCCAGCATCATGACTGAACCTGGCGAGACCGACGATCTGACCCTGGACGACCACGTGCGGATGATCGACCGTCACCTGGGACGGGTGCCGGACGTGGTGCTGGTCAACGACGCAGCAGTGCCCAGCGCCGTGCAGGAGCGCTACCGCGCCGCCGGGGCCAGCCTGATCGCGCCGCACAGCTTCGATGCTGCCCTCAAGCTCAGGCTGCGCCACACGCCGATGCTGATCGGCGAGCAGGCCCACCACGACCCGCACCTGCTCGCCAGCGCCCTGACTGGCCTGCTAAGTGGCGGACGCGGTCACGCCCGGCCCCGGCACACCCAGACCAGCTCGCCACAACGACCCTAA